From Candidatus Saganbacteria bacterium, a single genomic window includes:
- a CDS encoding DNA translocase FtsK 4TM domain-containing protein: MAAKKTEDREIQGHRHTAAGILLIASAIYILFCTVSSTTSPKWTGLLGIYLVKWLLEKTFGFGIVFLPLFLTLIGAVMLTRQEPRSLKVRITGFCLLFMTFITTSQFFFPKYYLKVHEIVAGGGGWAGYFTNYVFIRLLGSVGTVIILSAMLIISLVLIFNITTIDAFLDIVDMIRSKKNDMKKKPRRVNQDVPIIDHASYGEDKSSIQAQLPLIKEMRTREDSAEPRQEEKIDLGTAAERPVKKYKRHSYKLPSLELLNTMTEKEKQRAQKLRELMQQRKTDLERVLRSFGVGANVMNISIGPAVTRFEVQPEPGVKVSKIANLADDIALNLASGGVRMEAPILGKSVVGIEVPNMTVTPVHLGEIARTNEFAQNTSKLLIGIGKDIAGAPIFGDLSKMPHLLIAGTTGSGKSVAINSLIVSILLRARPDEVKFIMIDPKMVELTNYSNIPHLMAPVVTDPKKAAVTLKEWVVREMERRYKEFFNAGVRNIDGFNKKVDRYEESGKEDEFIPERLPYIVVIIDELADLMMVAASEVETTICRIAQMARATGIHLVVATQRPSVDVITGLIKANIPSRISFAVATQIDSRVILDMSGAEKLLGRGDMLYSPIGAMKPTRVQGSFVSDDEIERIVSFVRDQASPEYSEEILNLKFNGERSSGQAGAAERDELFAEAARIIIESGQGSTSHLQRRMRIGYNRAARLMDELTDAGVVSQPEGENRPRKILKSMSDLISMGMVDSEAKPDYPKF, encoded by the coding sequence TTGGCAGCCAAAAAGACAGAAGATAGGGAGATCCAGGGGCACCGCCACACAGCGGCCGGGATCCTCCTTATCGCGTCCGCGATCTATATACTCTTTTGCACTGTATCATCCACGACATCTCCTAAATGGACGGGCCTGCTGGGGATCTATCTGGTGAAATGGCTTCTCGAAAAGACTTTCGGTTTCGGCATAGTATTCCTACCGCTTTTTCTGACGCTCATAGGAGCGGTGATGCTGACAAGGCAGGAGCCGCGCTCCCTGAAAGTGAGGATCACGGGATTCTGTCTTTTGTTCATGACTTTTATAACCACTTCGCAGTTCTTTTTCCCTAAATACTATCTAAAGGTCCACGAGATCGTGGCCGGCGGCGGTGGATGGGCGGGGTATTTCACTAATTACGTTTTCATAAGGCTCCTCGGTTCGGTAGGCACGGTCATCATTCTGTCGGCGATGTTGATAATATCCCTGGTCCTCATATTCAACATAACCACGATAGATGCCTTTCTTGATATTGTAGACATGATAAGATCCAAAAAAAACGATATGAAGAAAAAGCCGAGAAGAGTGAACCAGGACGTGCCCATAATAGATCACGCTTCCTACGGCGAGGATAAAAGCTCCATCCAGGCGCAGCTCCCGCTTATTAAAGAGATGAGGACAAGAGAAGACAGCGCCGAACCAAGGCAGGAGGAAAAAATAGATCTCGGCACGGCCGCGGAACGGCCCGTGAAAAAATATAAAAGGCATTCCTACAAGCTTCCTTCCCTTGAGCTTTTGAACACGATGACCGAAAAAGAAAAACAGCGGGCCCAGAAGCTCAGGGAACTTATGCAGCAGAGAAAGACCGACCTTGAAAGGGTCCTCAGGAGCTTCGGTGTCGGCGCCAATGTGATGAACATCAGTATAGGCCCGGCGGTCACGCGGTTCGAGGTCCAGCCGGAACCCGGAGTGAAGGTAAGCAAGATCGCGAATCTCGCGGATGATATCGCCCTAAACCTCGCTTCCGGCGGGGTGAGGATGGAAGCTCCGATACTCGGCAAATCCGTTGTCGGGATCGAAGTGCCGAACATGACCGTAACGCCCGTGCATCTAGGGGAAATAGCAAGGACAAATGAATTCGCGCAGAACACTTCAAAACTATTGATAGGCATAGGCAAAGACATCGCAGGAGCGCCGATATTCGGGGACCTTTCAAAAATGCCGCATCTTCTGATCGCCGGCACTACCGGTTCGGGGAAAAGTGTCGCGATCAATTCATTGATAGTAAGCATCCTTCTGCGCGCGCGTCCCGACGAAGTAAAATTCATCATGATCGACCCCAAGATGGTCGAGCTGACAAATTACTCGAACATCCCGCACTTGATGGCGCCGGTCGTCACCGATCCGAAAAAAGCCGCCGTCACGCTTAAAGAGTGGGTCGTGAGGGAGATGGAGCGGAGGTACAAGGAATTTTTCAACGCCGGCGTGAGGAACATCGACGGGTTCAATAAAAAAGTTGACAGATACGAAGAGAGCGGAAAAGAGGACGAATTCATCCCGGAAAGGCTCCCCTATATCGTGGTGATAATAGACGAGCTCGCGGACCTGATGATGGTCGCGGCATCTGAGGTCGAGACGACGATCTGCCGTATCGCGCAGATGGCCCGCGCTACGGGTATCCACCTTGTCGTGGCAACGCAAAGGCCGTCCGTTGATGTCATAACCGGCCTGATCAAGGCGAACATACCGTCGAGGATCTCGTTCGCGGTAGCGACGCAGATAGATTCCCGCGTGATACTTGACATGAGCGGCGCCGAAAAACTTCTCGGCAGGGGCGACATGCTCTACTCGCCGATAGGCGCCATGAAGCCTACAAGGGTCCAGGGCTCTTTTGTAAGCGATGACGAGATCGAGCGCATCGTCAGTTTTGTCAGGGATCAGGCGTCTCCGGAATATTCCGAAGAGATATTGAACTTAAAATTTAACGGTGAAAGATCTTCCGGCCAGGCGGGGGCAGCCGAAAGGGATGAACTGTTCGCCGAAGCGGCGCGGATAATAATCGAAAGCGGACAGGGGTCGACCTCTCACCTGCAGAGAAGGATGAGGATAGGATACAACAGGGCGGCAAGGCTGATGGACGAGCTTACGGATGCCGGCGTGGTATCACAGCCGGAGGGCGAGAACAGGCCGAGAAAGATACTGAAAAGCATGTCCGACCTGATCTCTATGGGGATGGTGGACTCCGAAGCAAAACCCGACTACCCGAAATTTTAG
- the secD gene encoding protein translocase subunit SecD: MGENLTKLKVLSLLVLVAAAAFIAYKFPLILGLDIQGGTRLVLEAQSTKDYKAGDEAVSGVMAVIRNRIDALGVTEPMIQKKGSNQIVLELPGIKDPEHAIKVLGETALLEFAEAEWAPGDESVLSPSKVEQVYGKGARIDKYIDRRDGRIISERPIILKGTVLTGADLKGSWPGVDEFGNPNVDIEFNAKGAGTFANVTERNVGKPIAILLDKKIISAPSVREPIPSGRAQISGSFTIEQVQDLVVQLRGGSLPVPIKILETKIVGPTLGRDSLDKSKFAGLVGIIAIIVFMIAYYRFPGLLADLSLVFYFFFTLAVLSVLRTTLTLPGIAGFLLSIGMAVDANVIIFERLKEELQSGKDLRMAIDTSFHRAFAAILDSNVTTVIAAGMLFFFGTGTIKGFAVTLCVGIIVSMFTAILLTRFLMDLMIDWKLVTDPKSGMLYRGFGKK, encoded by the coding sequence ATGGGTGAAAATTTAACAAAGCTTAAAGTCCTTTCTCTGTTGGTCCTTGTCGCGGCAGCGGCTTTCATCGCATATAAATTTCCTCTTATATTAGGCCTGGATATCCAGGGAGGCACGAGACTGGTACTTGAAGCTCAGTCGACCAAAGATTATAAAGCCGGTGACGAGGCCGTTTCCGGAGTGATGGCTGTTATACGGAATAGGATCGACGCTCTGGGCGTGACGGAACCGATGATCCAAAAAAAGGGATCGAACCAGATAGTGCTTGAGCTTCCCGGGATAAAAGACCCTGAACACGCCATAAAAGTACTTGGAGAGACAGCACTTCTTGAATTCGCGGAAGCCGAATGGGCTCCGGGCGATGAATCAGTGCTTTCCCCTTCAAAAGTGGAGCAGGTCTACGGTAAAGGTGCAAGGATCGACAAATATATCGACAGAAGGGACGGAAGGATCATAAGCGAAAGGCCCATCATATTAAAAGGCACGGTCCTGACGGGCGCCGATCTTAAAGGATCCTGGCCCGGGGTGGATGAATTCGGGAATCCCAATGTAGACATTGAGTTCAACGCCAAAGGAGCCGGTACGTTTGCCAACGTGACGGAGAGGAATGTGGGCAAGCCGATCGCGATCCTTCTCGACAAAAAAATAATTTCCGCCCCGAGCGTGAGAGAGCCGATACCTTCAGGAAGGGCCCAGATATCCGGGAGTTTCACGATCGAACAGGTCCAGGACCTGGTCGTCCAGCTCAGGGGCGGGTCGCTGCCTGTTCCTATAAAGATACTTGAGACAAAGATCGTAGGCCCGACGCTCGGAAGGGATTCACTTGATAAAAGCAAGTTCGCCGGTCTTGTCGGGATCATTGCGATAATCGTATTTATGATCGCGTACTATCGTTTCCCCGGTCTTCTTGCCGATCTTTCTCTGGTGTTCTATTTCTTTTTTACTCTGGCTGTATTGTCCGTTCTGCGGACTACCCTTACGCTTCCCGGCATCGCGGGATTTTTACTGTCTATCGGCATGGCGGTCGATGCAAACGTCATAATATTTGAAAGGCTCAAAGAAGAGCTCCAGTCCGGAAAAGACCTGCGCATGGCGATCGACACAAGCTTTCACAGGGCTTTCGCGGCGATACTCGATTCTAACGTGACGACGGTGATCGCGGCGGGCATGCTCTTCTTTTTCGGTACGGGCACGATCAAAGGCTTTGCCGTGACGCTCTGTGTCGGTATCATCGTCAGCATGTTCACGGCAATATTGCTGACAAGGTTCCTGATGGACCTGATGATCGACTGGAAGCTGGTCACTGACCCTAAAAGCGGCATGCTCTACAGGGGATTCGGCAAAAAATGA
- a CDS encoding GspH/FimT family protein, with protein MKRGFTLIEMLITISVIAILMGASITGITTMTKKASLDNAVRQLESDLYLAKQKAMSNGSSCRLTCGTDRYVVEVLDIISDHYSLIKNTALGQSLAFKNRCTFTFSSNGFPVPGYFGTATVQSADGRDKKVVVSSVGRIRIE; from the coding sequence ATGAAAAGAGGTTTTACGCTGATAGAAATGCTGATCACCATTTCGGTCATCGCTATCCTGATGGGGGCATCGATCACCGGAATAACAACAATGACGAAGAAGGCCTCTTTGGACAATGCCGTTCGCCAGCTTGAAAGTGATCTTTACCTCGCAAAACAGAAAGCCATGTCAAACGGGAGCTCCTGCCGGCTGACCTGCGGTACTGACCGTTATGTTGTCGAAGTTCTTGATATCATCTCCGATCACTACTCGCTGATCAAGAATACCGCGCTTGGCCAAAGCCTGGCATTTAAGAACAGATGTACCTTCACGTTCTCTTCGAACGGTTTTCCTGTGCCGGGCTACTTTGGGACGGCAACGGTGCAAAGTGCGGACGGCAGGGATAAAAAAGTGGTCGTCTCTTCCGTCGGGAGGATACGGATAGAATGA
- a CDS encoding iron ABC transporter permease encodes MKQKYYMLMLFLTAALCAVIVLGVLVGAVGINPFDMKAPFSFILWQIRLPRVILAALVGAMLAVSGAILQSSLKNPLCDPYILGISAGGSVAAAAAIILLLPLYYVSAFAFLGAVAGVFIIYHASKVAGEIKPQTLILAGVAVSSLLSAILSFMVIFSDRLQSIFFWILGSFSAANWASVHLAFYAALAGIIAAMIYSRDLNALALGDEEALSLGVDVMRSRNILLIIASLMTGVAVSLCGMIGFIGLIVPHMMRLISGSNNSYLIPASALAGAVLMVLADIISRVIMIPSEIPVGIVCAMLGAPFFIYLLRRS; translated from the coding sequence ATGAAACAAAAGTATTATATGTTGATGCTGTTCCTGACCGCGGCGCTTTGCGCGGTCATCGTCCTCGGAGTGCTTGTAGGGGCGGTCGGAATAAATCCTTTTGACATGAAAGCCCCGTTCTCGTTCATACTGTGGCAGATAAGATTGCCGCGGGTCATCCTGGCGGCCCTTGTGGGCGCGATGCTGGCGGTTTCCGGCGCTATACTTCAGTCTTCCCTGAAAAATCCTCTGTGCGACCCGTATATCCTGGGAATATCGGCCGGCGGAAGCGTCGCCGCTGCCGCGGCGATAATACTGCTGCTGCCGTTGTACTATGTGTCCGCGTTCGCTTTCCTGGGCGCGGTGGCCGGCGTATTTATAATCTATCACGCGTCAAAAGTCGCGGGCGAGATAAAACCCCAGACACTGATATTAGCCGGCGTCGCGGTGTCTTCGCTTTTGTCGGCAATATTATCATTTATGGTGATCTTTTCCGACAGACTGCAGTCGATCTTTTTCTGGATCCTGGGAAGTTTTTCCGCGGCTAACTGGGCCTCTGTCCATCTGGCATTTTATGCGGCTTTGGCGGGGATCATCGCCGCCATGATCTATTCCAGGGACCTGAACGCGCTTGCGCTCGGAGACGAGGAAGCCCTTTCTCTCGGGGTGGACGTGATGCGGTCGAGGAACATCCTTTTGATAATCGCGTCACTGATGACCGGAGTGGCCGTATCCCTTTGCGGAATGATAGGTTTTATCGGATTGATCGTGCCGCATATGATGAGGCTTATCTCTGGTTCCAACAATTCTTATCTGATACCGGCTAGCGCCCTGGCCGGCGCCGTCCTTATGGTGCTCGCCGATATCATCTCGAGAGTGATAATGATACCCTCTGAAATTCCGGTAGGTATAGTATGCGCGATGCTTGGGGCACCATTCTTCATTTATTTGTTGAGGAGAAGCTGA
- a CDS encoding ABC transporter ATP-binding protein: protein MKLEVKNISCGYRSKKALEGISFSAGEGEFVGILGPNGSGKTTLLRALIRTIPVLDGEISISGRDIRQMNRKEIAKDISYVPQLSEPASGFTVEEIISMGRMPHVDAFSSYKQNDFDAIREAEIMTGLLEMKDRDVTALSGGEYQRVIIARSLAQGAKILLLDEPTAHLDIRYQIEILELLKRLKDKTVIAVFHDIGLAKKYCTRIIFLKNGSIAGDGTTDEMLAPQKISGVFETPYSA from the coding sequence ATGAAGCTCGAAGTAAAAAATATTTCTTGCGGATACAGATCAAAAAAAGCATTGGAGGGCATTTCTTTTTCTGCCGGGGAAGGGGAGTTCGTCGGCATCCTTGGACCTAACGGTTCCGGCAAGACGACGTTGCTCAGGGCTTTGATAAGAACTATTCCCGTCCTGGACGGCGAGATATCGATATCAGGCAGGGACATAAGGCAGATGAACAGAAAAGAGATCGCAAAGGACATCTCTTACGTGCCGCAGCTGTCGGAGCCGGCATCTGGTTTCACCGTCGAAGAGATCATCTCGATGGGCAGGATGCCACATGTCGATGCGTTCTCCTCTTATAAGCAGAATGATTTTGACGCGATAAGAGAAGCGGAAATAATGACAGGCCTTCTTGAAATGAAGGACAGGGATGTAACCGCCCTGAGCGGAGGCGAGTATCAGAGGGTCATCATCGCAAGAAGCCTAGCGCAGGGTGCTAAGATATTGCTTCTGGACGAACCCACCGCGCATCTGGACATCAGATACCAGATCGAGATACTGGAACTGTTAAAAAGATTAAAAGACAAGACAGTGATCGCGGTCTTTCACGATATCGGTCTTGCAAAAAAATACTGCACCAGGATAATCTTTCTAAAGAACGGTTCGATAGCCGGTGATGGCACTACGGATGAAATGCTAGCTCCGCAGAAAATATCCGGAGTTTTTGAAACACCTTATTCCGCCTGA
- a CDS encoding DUF933 domain-containing protein, which yields MKAVITGLPFSGQRQLFSVLTGIPLETVDLKPLEVQKGICEVKDPRITVLSKMYTPKKTTFAKIEYSLLPDFNLQGPAKILVLNELKNADEICWVQKASTAKEDIDHFVSELVISDMVLIEKRLEAIEKEQKKKFSEEKEKEKNLLLRCKHLTDEGKPLRGITANKDENILLSIYQFLTIKPVICAVNLEEGQKKDEGLEKTLTEKYSMFSVFLCAELEEEIGRLKESDRQEFMKELGIEEPAVDKMTRTVYSGLGLISFFTVGEDEVRAWPVKSGSSAPEAGRTIHSDIEKGFVRAEMMKYTDFITAGSEAKLKEAGKFYLKGRDYTVEDGDILNFRFNV from the coding sequence ATGAAAGCGGTCATAACCGGACTTCCATTTTCTGGGCAGAGGCAATTGTTCAGTGTCCTGACAGGCATTCCTCTTGAGACCGTCGATTTAAAGCCGCTTGAGGTCCAAAAAGGCATCTGCGAGGTCAAAGACCCCCGCATTACGGTCCTTTCAAAGATGTATACCCCCAAAAAAACAACATTCGCAAAGATCGAATACAGCCTTCTCCCCGATTTCAATCTCCAGGGCCCGGCGAAGATACTGGTGCTCAACGAATTGAAAAATGCTGACGAGATATGCTGGGTCCAGAAAGCATCGACCGCAAAAGAGGATATAGACCATTTTGTCTCCGAACTTGTGATTTCAGACATGGTCCTGATAGAAAAAAGGCTTGAAGCGATCGAAAAGGAACAGAAAAAGAAATTTTCCGAAGAAAAAGAGAAAGAGAAAAATCTTCTTTTAAGATGCAAGCACCTGACAGATGAGGGCAAGCCGCTAAGAGGAATAACTGCCAACAAAGATGAAAACATCCTTCTGTCGATCTATCAGTTCCTCACAATTAAGCCGGTCATCTGCGCCGTCAATTTGGAAGAGGGGCAGAAAAAGGATGAGGGGCTCGAGAAGACCCTGACAGAGAAATATTCAATGTTTTCCGTGTTCCTGTGTGCCGAACTTGAAGAGGAAATCGGGAGGCTGAAAGAATCAGACAGACAAGAGTTCATGAAAGAACTCGGGATCGAAGAGCCGGCTGTCGATAAAATGACAAGGACGGTCTATTCTGGTCTCGGGCTGATCTCGTTTTTTACTGTAGGCGAAGACGAAGTCAGGGCATGGCCGGTAAAATCAGGTTCCAGCGCGCCCGAAGCCGGAAGAACCATCCATTCAGATATAGAAAAGGGATTTGTCCGCGCAGAGATGATGAAATACACTGATTTTATCACCGCGGGTTCGGAAGCAAAGCTCAAAGAGGCAGGAAAATTTTACCTGAAGGGCAGGGATTATACAGTCGAGGATGGGGACATTTTAAACTTCAGATTCAATGTATGA
- the secF gene encoding protein translocase subunit SecF, giving the protein MKIIEKTKLWFTLSAILILLGVFGIATNMMFRGRPMNFGIDFTGGTILTLRFEQKAAIAGHLGDVRKVLETFNFRENVIQLTGENDLTVRTEPLENETRSKMIEELQKEFGPIELLEADTIGPVIGNELRTQAFWALLLATIGILIYVSFRFEFKYAVAATIALWHDAFITIGLIALLFRTVDSPFIAAILTILGYSINDTIVIFDRIRENMLKPKKGRTDFVGVVNESINQTMARSINTVLTVLFMNVCLLVFGGTTIKDFALTLLIGFTLGAYSSIFIASPILVLMEKRFGSQKDRR; this is encoded by the coding sequence ATGAAGATAATTGAAAAGACCAAACTTTGGTTCACTCTTTCGGCAATTTTGATCCTGCTCGGTGTTTTCGGCATTGCCACTAATATGATGTTCAGGGGAAGGCCCATGAACTTCGGCATAGATTTTACCGGGGGGACCATCCTTACCCTGAGGTTTGAACAAAAAGCGGCTATCGCAGGGCATCTGGGTGATGTGAGGAAGGTCCTTGAGACCTTCAATTTCAGGGAGAACGTGATCCAGCTGACAGGCGAAAACGACCTTACGGTCAGAACGGAACCCCTTGAGAACGAGACCAGATCAAAAATGATCGAAGAACTGCAGAAGGAGTTCGGACCGATAGAACTTCTTGAGGCCGATACAATAGGCCCGGTTATCGGGAATGAGCTCCGCACCCAGGCTTTTTGGGCACTGCTTCTTGCGACGATCGGCATCCTGATATACGTTTCTTTCAGGTTCGAATTCAAATATGCCGTGGCCGCGACCATCGCTCTGTGGCACGATGCTTTTATAACCATCGGGCTGATAGCTCTGCTGTTCAGGACGGTCGATTCGCCTTTTATCGCGGCAATACTCACCATACTCGGTTATTCGATAAACGATACGATAGTGATATTTGACCGGATAAGAGAGAACATGCTGAAGCCGAAAAAAGGCAGGACGGATTTTGTCGGCGTCGTGAACGAGAGCATCAACCAGACCATGGCCAGGTCGATCAACACGGTGCTTACCGTGCTGTTCATGAACGTCTGTCTCCTTGTGTTCGGCGGGACCACGATAAAGGACTTTGCACTTACCCTTCTGATAGGCTTCACGCTCGGAGCATATTCCTCGATATTCATCGCGAGCCCTATCCTGGTCCTGATGGAGAAAAGATTTGGCAGCCAAAAAGACAGAAGATAG
- a CDS encoding cobalamin-binding protein — MKTKIISALLILSVFSGCGAKTVEKPQKILEKPFRSAVVIDESGEPYTAVHRPVRIISTMPSNTEILFALGLKDRIIGVTSQCNYPPEARKIKKIGGADLNIEQIISLNPDLIVMLGDAQKNDVERLRRMHLPVFVINPQTLPGLIYSINILGQATGNKKEARDLSKKMQNEIYKISTQNRSRVKPKVFVMLWHNPLITAGNGTFIDDLITLAGGVNIASQMGVKYPIMNFEELIEQDPDFLIIAGKAKDEITRLKTSPKWRIIKAVKENNMLLIDSDIITRPSPRLMTALDLITSFIQKREQK; from the coding sequence ATGAAAACAAAAATAATATCGGCACTTCTTATTCTTTCGGTATTTTCCGGATGCGGAGCTAAAACCGTCGAGAAACCCCAAAAAATACTCGAAAAACCGTTCAGGTCGGCGGTCGTGATCGATGAAAGCGGAGAGCCGTACACCGCGGTCCACAGGCCTGTAAGGATAATTTCCACGATGCCCAGCAATACGGAGATCCTCTTTGCACTGGGGCTGAAGGACAGGATCATCGGCGTGACATCACAATGCAACTACCCGCCCGAGGCGAGAAAGATCAAAAAGATAGGCGGCGCGGACCTGAACATCGAACAGATAATCTCCCTGAACCCGGACCTCATAGTGATGCTGGGTGACGCGCAAAAAAACGATGTTGAAAGGCTCAGGCGGATGCATCTTCCCGTGTTCGTAATAAACCCGCAGACCCTGCCCGGCCTGATCTACTCGATAAACATTTTAGGGCAGGCGACCGGGAACAAAAAAGAAGCGCGCGACCTTTCAAAAAAGATGCAGAACGAGATATATAAAATATCAACTCAAAACAGATCGCGCGTCAAGCCGAAGGTCTTTGTCATGCTCTGGCATAATCCGCTGATAACTGCCGGCAACGGCACCTTTATAGACGACCTGATAACTCTTGCCGGAGGAGTGAACATCGCCTCTCAAATGGGCGTTAAATACCCCATAATGAACTTTGAAGAATTGATCGAACAGGACCCCGATTTTCTTATTATTGCCGGCAAAGCAAAAGACGAAATAACAAGACTAAAGACCAGCCCAAAATGGAGGATCATCAAAGCCGTGAAAGAGAACAACATGCTTTTGATAGATTCCGACATAATAACAAGGCCGTCCCCGAGGCTGATGACAGCGCTTGACCTTATCACTTCTTTTATACAGAAGCGGGAACAGAAATGA